In the genome of Planctomycetaceae bacterium, the window TTCACGGCGGCCAAGCACGAGATCAAGACCGATCTGCCGGCCGTGACGCTCAAGGCCGCCGGGCCGGCGATCGTTGTCGTACGCGAGATTCAACCGGCCAAGGACGACCCGGCCGCTCTGCCGATCCTGGTCAGCCAAAATTACTTCAGCCCCTCCGACCGCTATCGCTATGAAGGGCCCGAGCGGCTGGACAAGTTCGTGACCGAGGAGTTTCTCGTCGGCGCCGCGTACGGCTGCCAGGTGATCGTCACCAACCCGACCTCCTCGCCGCGCAAGCTCGAGCTGCTGCTGCAGGTCCCAAAGGGGGCCATGCCGGTGCAGGACGGCCTCTACACGCGCAGCGTCAGCGTGCTCCTGCCGCCCTACTCGACCAAGACGCAGGAGTATTTCTTCTACTTCCCGCTGAGCGGGACGTTCAACCACTACGGCGCGCGCGTCTCGCGCAGCGGCATGCTCGCCGGCGCCGCGCCTGACGCGACCCTCAAGGCCGTGGCCAAGCTCACGAAGGTCGACACGACCTCGTGGAACTACGTCTCGCAGGACGCCTCCAGCGCCGACGTGCTGCGGTTTATGCGTGACAACAACATCGAGCGACTCAACCTCGAACGCATCGCCTGGCGGATGCCCGACAAGGCGTTCTTCCAGGCCGTCATCGCCCTGCTCAAGGACCGCCACGTCTACAGCGACGTGCTCTGGTCGTACGCACTCAAGCATGACGATGCAGCCGCAGCGGCGGAGTACCTCCAGCATCGCGACACGTTCGCGGCAGCGTGCGGGCCGTACCTCACCTCGCCGCTGTTGAAGATCGACCCGGTCGTCCGCAAGGCCTACCAGCACCTGGAGTACGCCCCGCTGATCAACGCCCGCGCGCACAAGCTGGGCCCGCAGCGCCAGATCGCCAACGACCGCCTGGCCGGGCAGTACGCCTCGCTGCTGCAGGTCCTGGCGTGCAAGAGCAAGCTCGACGACGACGACCTGATGGCCGTCACGTACTACATGCTGCTGCAGGACCGCGTCGAGGAGGGGCTGGCCTTCTTCGCCCGCGTCAAGGCCGACGCCCTGGCCACGCGGCTGCAGTACGATTACTTCAAGGCGTACGCCGCGTTTTACGCCGAGGATTTGCCCACGGCCGCCGCGGTGGCCAAGCAGTACGCCGACTATCCGGTGGACCGCTGGCGCAAGCTCTTCAACACCGTCGCGGCGCAGCTAGATGAGATCAGCGGCAAGAAGCCCGCCGTCATCGACGACAAGAGCCGCGAGCAGCTTCAGGCGAATCTGGCGGCCGGCGAGGCGAGCGTGGACTTCACCGTCGAGGCCCGCAAGGTCACCGTGACGCACCAGAACGCCGCCAAGCTGCAGGTACACTACTACCTGATGGACGTCGAGCTGCTGTTCTCGAAGAACCCCTTCGTGCAGCAGATGTCGGGGCAGTTCGCGTACGTCAAGCCCAGCAGCACGGCTATCATCATCACGCCCAAGCAGCCCTCGGGCGAAACGGTGTTCGACCTGCCCAGGGAGTATCACAACAGCAACGTGATGATCGAGATCGTCGCCGGAGCCGCCCGCAAGAGCCAGGCGTACTACGCCAACTCGATGAACGTGCAGATGGTCGAAAACTACGGCCGCCTGCGCGTGACGGGGCCAGACGGTAAGGCCCTCGCGAAGGTATACGTGAAGGTCTACGCCCGCCACGCCGGCCAGAACGAGCCGGCGTTCTACAAAGACGGGTACACCGACCTGCGCGGGATGTTCGACTACGCATCCGTGAGCATCAGCGATCGCCGGGCGGTGGAGAAGTTCGCCGTCCTGATCTTCAGCGAAGCCAACGGCGCCGTCGTGCGAGAAGCCAATCCGCCTGCCGGAATGAAGCAAACCAGTGAGACTGAACTGACATTTCCTTGAGGCGGAGGAAGAGGGGATGGATGGATGGATGGGTGGATGGATGGATGGATGGATGGATGGATGGATGGATTTGTTAGCGGTCGAGTTTACTCGACGCGGTTGTCTCCGGTGCGATCAGGGAAACAACCGACGACGAGGACGAGATAACGACGGCGGAACTTTTCTTTCGTGTCGCGGACATCTTGTCCGCGAGTCCCGCGGGCGTCTCGCCCGCGGAAGCTGAACAACAAGAGCGGGAGGCGAGGGCAAGATGCCCTCGTTACGCGCGGGCGAGACGCCCGCGACACGACATGCAATCCCTGATTCGTCGTCCTCGTCGTCGTCCTCGTCCTCGTCGTCGGTTTTTTCTGGTCCCGGTGTGCTGGACAAACGCGTTGCCCTACCGTACCCTATCCCGCGCCTCAATTGCCAAGGAAGGCTGCCATGACTACTGCAAACGTACCTGCCCCGAATATCGCGCGCGGTCCTGATGCGTCCGATCCGCTTCTGGTTTCCCAGCGCGTTCCGCCGCATTCGATCGAGGCCGAGGTCTGCACCATCGGCTCGATGATCATCGACCGCACGGCGATCGACATCGTCGCACAGGTCTGCCAGGCGGAATATTTCTTCCGCCCGGCCCACCAGACGCTCTACCAGACGCTCATCGACATGAGCACGGCTGGCAAGCCCATCGAGCTGGTGACGCTGCGCGAGGAGCTGTCGCGCCTGGGGCTGCTGGAGCAGATCGGCGGCGTCGATTACCTCGTCGCCATCGTCGACGGCGTGCCCAACGCCGCCAACGCCGAATACTACGCCAAGATCGTGCGCGACAAAGCCCTGCTGCGCGACCTGATCATCGCCGCAGGCAAGATCACGCGCGACGCGCACGACAGCCGCGACGAAGCCCCCGACATCATCGAAAACGCCGAACGCCTCGTATTCAAAATCGCCACCGCCCAGATCGGCGACCAGGCCGTCACTCTCGGCAGCCTTCTGCAGGAGACCTTCGAGACGCTGCAGGAATCGGACGGGCGCCTGGTCACCGGCACGGCCACGGGCTATCCGGCGCTCGATGAAATGACCAGCGGGTTCCAGAACGGCGAGATGATCATCCTGGCGGCGCGGCCGTCCATGGGCAAGACCAGCTTCCTGCTCAACATCGCCGAGCACATGGCCGTGACGGAAAAGCTGCCGGTGGTGGTGTTCTCGATGGAAATGTCCAAGGCCCAGCTCGCCCAGCGCCTGCTGAGCTCGCACGCGCGGTTCAACCTGCGTCAGATGCGGCGGGGCATGATCTCGGCTGAGGACTGGACGCAGCTCCAGATGGCCGCGGGCGACCTGGAGCAGGCGCCGCTGCTGATCGACGATTCGCCGCTGCTGACGGCGCTGCAGCTTCGCAGCAAGGCCCGCCGCCTGCACGCCTCGCACGGGATCAAGTGCGTGTTCATCGACTACCTGCAGCTCATGACCTACAGCGGCCGCGCCGACAGCCGCCAGGAACAGATCACCGAAATGTCGCGGGGGATCAAGGCGCTGGCGCGCGAGCTGAACATCCCGGTGATCTGCGCTGCGCAGCTCAACCGCGGCCCGGCAGACCGACCCAGCCACCGCCCGCGCATGAGCGACCTTCGCGAGTCGGGCTCGATCGAGCAGGACGCCGACGTCGTCTCGCTGCTGCACAACGAAGACTACTACCACCGCGGCGAGCCGGACTACATGCCCCGCAACGTGACCGAGTTGATCGTGGCCAAGCAGCGCAACGGCCCCACCGGCACGGTGCATCTGACGTTCCTGCCCGACTGCACGCGCTTCGAATCGGCCTCGCCCGAGGTTTACGACAGTGGCGGGACGTATTGATTGCAGGGACGGGGACAGGGAGGGGGACGGGGAGTGCGGGATTACGCGGATTCTCGGGATTAAGAGGATTAGAAACGGGGACGGGGACGGGAGCAGGGAGTGCGGGATTACGCGGATTTTCGGGATTAAGAGGATTAGAAACGGGGACAGGGACGGGGACGGGGAGTGCGGGACTACGCGGATTCTCGGGATTAAGAGGATTAGAAACGGGGACGGGGACGGGAGCAGGGAGTGCGGGATTACGCGGATTCTCGGGATTAAGAGGATTAAAACAAAAACAAGAAATCGTCAGGGGGAGTGTTCTTTTCGTCCTCGTCCTCGTCCTCGTCCTCGTCCTCGTCGTCGTCGGTTGTTTGTTTCCGTGGGACTCATGGGCAAGATGCCCATGCTACTTACTTTCCCGGCTGCTGCATTCGCCGCAGGTCGATGATCCACTGGGGGGTCTGGGCAAGGTAGTCTTTGAGGATTTTTCCGCGGCTGAAGTAGTAGCGGGCGCAGAGGCCCTGGAAGAGGAATACCGTCATCGCCACGAGCACGTAAAAGCCCAGCGTCGCCTGGCGGTAGAACTTGGCCATGTCGATTCCCAGCGACGACTTGATCTGTGCGTAGGATTGCGCGGCTGCGGGGTCCAGCGGGGTCAGGAACGCCTGGCCGATCTGCCAGGCACAATAGACGGCGACCATCGTCATCAGGCCCACTTGGTTCCATCCCAGCAGGCGCGGGCCTCGCACGTCCAGAGCCAGCAGCATCGCCCTGCCCCGCCACTCGCACCAGGCAGCGGCGCAGAGGCCCAGCGTCAGGATGACGCCCCAGATGTCCCGCTCGCCCATCGCCAGCGAGATCATCGCCACAAGCGCCGACCCGGCCGCACAGATGCCGAAAGTGACAGCGTTGAACATGGCCATGCCGGTCGCGCGACGGAACTTGGCGGCCCGCTCCTGGGCCTGTTGGAACTGCATGAGCTGCTCTGCCGTCAGCGGCGAGGCCGCCCCTGCGTCTTGTGCGGCTGGAACGTCTGCCGGAGTCAGGGGCGGCGGGGTGGTGGTCATGTCAGTGCCTGAACTGGAACCGCAGCATGCGGTCGATGTCGACGGCGGTTTCGCCAAGGCACGTCAGCGGCAGAGCGTTCTGGAGTTGGGCGATGTCCAATCGCGGCAGCGTCGCCGCCGG includes:
- the dnaB gene encoding replicative DNA helicase produces the protein MTTANVPAPNIARGPDASDPLLVSQRVPPHSIEAEVCTIGSMIIDRTAIDIVAQVCQAEYFFRPAHQTLYQTLIDMSTAGKPIELVTLREELSRLGLLEQIGGVDYLVAIVDGVPNAANAEYYAKIVRDKALLRDLIIAAGKITRDAHDSRDEAPDIIENAERLVFKIATAQIGDQAVTLGSLLQETFETLQESDGRLVTGTATGYPALDEMTSGFQNGEMIILAARPSMGKTSFLLNIAEHMAVTEKLPVVVFSMEMSKAQLAQRLLSSHARFNLRQMRRGMISAEDWTQLQMAAGDLEQAPLLIDDSPLLTALQLRSKARRLHASHGIKCVFIDYLQLMTYSGRADSRQEQITEMSRGIKALARELNIPVICAAQLNRGPADRPSHRPRMSDLRESGSIEQDADVVSLLHNEDYYHRGEPDYMPRNVTELIVAKQRNGPTGTVHLTFLPDCTRFESASPEVYDSGGTY